Proteins from a genomic interval of Diaphorobacter sp. HDW4A:
- a CDS encoding NADH-quinone oxidoreductase subunit C, with product MTVNAIHPEVLRDNLAATLGDKVRSVKVALEEVTIEVPAASYVDVMRLLHDAPGCKFEVLLDLCGVDYSAYAGVGTDGPRFAAVSHLLSISLNQRVRVRVFCADEDFPVLPSVSEIWAAANWFEREAFDLYGIVFDGHDDLRRILTDYGFIGHPFRKDFPLSGHVEMRYDAEAARVVYQPVTIEPREITPRIIREDKYGGLH from the coding sequence ATGACTGTGAATGCAATTCACCCCGAAGTGCTGCGCGACAACCTCGCGGCCACGCTGGGTGACAAGGTCCGCTCCGTGAAGGTTGCACTGGAAGAAGTGACAATCGAAGTTCCGGCGGCGAGCTATGTAGACGTCATGCGTCTGCTGCACGACGCACCGGGCTGCAAGTTCGAGGTTCTGCTGGACCTGTGCGGTGTGGACTACTCGGCCTATGCTGGCGTTGGCACGGACGGCCCGCGTTTCGCTGCTGTCTCGCACCTGCTTTCGATCAGCCTGAACCAGCGCGTGCGAGTGCGTGTGTTCTGTGCGGATGAAGATTTCCCTGTGCTGCCTTCGGTGTCGGAAATCTGGGCGGCTGCCAATTGGTTTGAGCGCGAGGCGTTCGACCTGTACGGCATCGTGTTCGATGGGCATGACGATCTGCGCCGCATTCTCACGGACTACGGTTTCATCGGTCACCCGTTCCGCAAGGACTTCCCGCTCTCCGGTCATGTCGAAATGCGTTACGACGCCGAGGCTGCCCGTGTCGTGTACCAACCGGTCACCATCGAGCCCCGCGAGATCACGC
- a CDS encoding NADH-quinone oxidoreductase subunit B family protein, giving the protein MIEGVMSKGFVTTSYDSVVNWAKTGSIWPMTFGLACCAVEMMHAAAARYDIGRFGAEVFRASPRHSDLMIVAGTLCNKMAPAMRKVYDQMSEPRWVISMGSCANGGGYYHYSYSVVRGCDRIVPVDVYVPGCPPTAEALIYGIIQLQQKIRRTHTIARV; this is encoded by the coding sequence ATGATTGAAGGTGTGATGAGCAAGGGCTTCGTCACCACGAGCTACGACTCGGTGGTGAACTGGGCCAAGACCGGATCGATTTGGCCCATGACCTTCGGTCTGGCCTGTTGTGCGGTGGAGATGATGCATGCGGCAGCCGCGCGTTACGATATCGGTCGCTTCGGCGCCGAAGTGTTTCGTGCCAGCCCGCGTCACTCCGATCTGATGATTGTGGCCGGAACGCTGTGCAACAAAATGGCTCCCGCCATGCGCAAGGTGTACGACCAGATGTCCGAGCCGCGTTGGGTGATCTCCATGGGTTCGTGTGCGAACGGCGGCGGCTACTACCACTACAGCTATTCCGTGGTGCGTGGTTGTGACCGCATCGTGCCGGTGGACGTGTATGTGCCTGGCTGTCCTCCGACAGCTGAAGCGCTGATCTACGGCATCATCCAGCTGCAGCAGAAGATCCGCCGCACCCACACCATCGCACGCGTCTGA
- a CDS encoding NADH-quinone oxidoreductase subunit A, which produces MNLDQYLPVLLFILVGIGVGVVPLALGYILGPNRPDAAKNSPYECGFEAFDDARMKFDVRYYLVAILFILFDLEIAFLFPWAVTLQDVGMTGFVAVLVFLAILVVGFAYEWKKGALDWE; this is translated from the coding sequence ATGAACCTCGATCAATACCTCCCCGTCCTCCTGTTTATCCTGGTGGGGATCGGCGTAGGCGTCGTACCCTTGGCACTGGGGTACATTCTGGGTCCCAATCGCCCGGATGCGGCAAAAAACTCCCCTTACGAATGCGGCTTTGAGGCATTTGATGACGCTCGAATGAAGTTCGATGTGCGTTACTACCTCGTTGCCATTCTCTTCATCCTGTTCGATCTGGAAATCGCCTTCCTCTTCCCGTGGGCGGTGACTCTTCAAGACGTTGGCATGACAGGATTTGTGGCAGTGCTGGTCTTCCTGGCCATTCTGGTTGTGGGCTTCGCCTACGAGTGGAAAAAGGGCGCCCTGGACTGGGAATAA
- the secG gene encoding preprotein translocase subunit SecG, protein MGMVVNIILAVQILSALGMIGLILVQHGKGADMGAAFGSGSSGSLFGASGSANFLSRMTAGLATVFFVTTLALAYFGNIRPTSTGSVLEGPAASIPAAAPASAASDAAVPAAVPASGAAEIPKN, encoded by the coding sequence ATGGGTATGGTTGTCAACATTATTCTGGCGGTGCAGATCCTGTCCGCCCTCGGCATGATCGGTCTGATCCTTGTGCAGCACGGCAAGGGAGCCGACATGGGCGCGGCGTTCGGCAGCGGCAGCTCGGGCAGTCTGTTCGGCGCGTCCGGCAGCGCCAACTTCCTGTCGCGCATGACCGCCGGACTGGCGACGGTGTTCTTTGTGACGACGCTGGCACTGGCTTACTTCGGCAATATTCGCCCCACAAGCACTGGCAGTGTGTTGGAAGGTCCTGCGGCCTCAATCCCTGCCGCAGCGCCTGCAAGCGCCGCGTCCGATGCGGCTGTGCCTGCTGCCGTGCCTGCATCCGGCGCTGCAGAAATTCCGAAAAACTAA
- the tpiA gene encoding triose-phosphate isomerase, which translates to MNNKKLIAGNWKMNGSLAANAALLSALREGVGARARCDIAVAAPAPYLAQVQQLVANSPIALAAQDVSAQESGAYTGEMSAGMLKEFGARYVLVGHSERRQYHGETDAIVGAKAQRALSAGITPIVCVGETLAEREEGKTEVVVKRQLAAAIHAVTHCVSEIIVAYEPVWAIGTGKTASPEQAQQVHAVLRAQLAAASQKAAGIKLLYGGSMNAANAAELLSQPDIDGGLVGGASLKAADFLQIISAAQ; encoded by the coding sequence ATGAATAACAAGAAACTCATCGCCGGAAACTGGAAGATGAACGGCAGTCTGGCTGCCAACGCGGCGCTGCTGAGCGCGCTGCGCGAGGGTGTTGGTGCGCGTGCGCGTTGTGACATCGCCGTCGCTGCACCTGCGCCTTATCTCGCGCAGGTGCAGCAGCTGGTCGCCAACTCGCCTATCGCACTTGCGGCGCAGGACGTGTCGGCCCAGGAGTCAGGTGCCTACACCGGTGAGATGTCAGCGGGCATGCTCAAGGAGTTCGGTGCGCGTTACGTGCTGGTGGGGCATTCGGAGCGTCGCCAGTACCACGGCGAGACCGATGCCATCGTCGGCGCCAAGGCGCAGCGCGCACTGTCGGCGGGCATCACGCCGATCGTCTGCGTGGGCGAGACGCTGGCTGAGCGCGAAGAGGGCAAGACCGAAGTGGTCGTCAAGCGCCAACTGGCTGCGGCGATCCATGCGGTGACCCACTGCGTGAGCGAAATCATCGTGGCGTATGAACCTGTATGGGCCATCGGCACGGGCAAGACCGCTTCTCCGGAGCAGGCGCAGCAGGTGCATGCCGTGCTACGTGCCCAACTGGCTGCGGCATCGCAGAAGGCGGCGGGCATCAAGCTGCTTTACGGCGGCAGCATGAACGCGGCCAACGCGGCGGAGCTGCTCTCGCAGCCCGACATTGATGGCGGTCTGGTGGGTGGTGCGTCGCTCAAGGCGGCCGATTTCCTGCAAATCATTTCTGCGGCCCAGTGA